From the genome of Paracidovorax avenae:
GCTCCTGCCGCCCGGCACCACGGTGCTCGAACGCGGCTGGCTTTCGGCCAACAACATCGTCTGCGTGGGCGAAGACGCGGCGGCGGTGGTGGACACGGGCTACTGCGCGCATGCGGCCCAGACGGTGGCGCTGGTGGCGGCCGCCCTGGAGGGCCGGCCCCTCGCGCTCATCGCCAACACCCACCTGCACAGCGACCACTGCGGCGGGAACGCGGCGCTGCAGCAGGCCTGGCCCGGGGCGCGCACCCTGGTGCCGCCCGGACAGGCCGAACACGTGCGCGACTGGGATCCGCAGGCGCTGAGCTATACGCCCACGGGACAGGACTGCCCACCCTTCCGCATGGACGGCCTGCTGGAGCCGGGCCGCAGCATCCGCCTGGGCGCACACGACTGGGAGATCCATGCGGCGCCCGGGCACGACACGCATTCGGTGGTGCTGTTCGAGCCCCGGCACCGGGTGCTGCTCTCGGCCGACGCGCTCTGGGAAAACGGCTTCGGCGTGGTCTTCCCCGAGCTGGAAGGCGAGCAGGCCTTCGCGGACGTCGCGGCCACACTGGACCTGATCGCCGGGCTGGCTCCGCGCACCGTCGTGCCCGGGCACGGTTCCGTTTTCACGGACGTCGAGAGCGCGCTCGGCACCGCTCGGCGCCGGCTCGACGGGTTCGTGCGCGCCCCGGAGCGGCACGCGCTCTACGCCGCCAAGG
Proteins encoded in this window:
- a CDS encoding MBL fold metallo-hydrolase; this translates as MHIPTPQAPVGGTAPLLPPGTTVLERGWLSANNIVCVGEDAAAVVDTGYCAHAAQTVALVAAALEGRPLALIANTHLHSDHCGGNAALQQAWPGARTLVPPGQAEHVRDWDPQALSYTPTGQDCPPFRMDGLLEPGRSIRLGAHDWEIHAAPGHDTHSVVLFEPRHRVLLSADALWENGFGVVFPELEGEQAFADVAATLDLIAGLAPRTVVPGHGSVFTDVESALGTARRRLDGFVRAPERHALYAAKVLLKYKLLEWQSVPLARLHAWAGATPYFGLLHAGHFAGQPRAAWQEALVHELVRSGAARLDGETLHNA